Proteins from one Triticum aestivum cultivar Chinese Spring chromosome 7A, IWGSC CS RefSeq v2.1, whole genome shotgun sequence genomic window:
- the LOC123151772 gene encoding putative hydrolase C777.06c: protein MEPDPSKSPTGGSSSLIFLGTGCSGALPDARCLLKPSTPPCAVCSMGISLPPEGNPNYRLNTSLLVDYCHGDGTHKYILIDIGKTFREQVLRWFVHHKVPYVDSIILTHEHADAVLGLDEVWVVQPRNDRNDVEKIPIFLTQFTMDSIARRFPYLVEQKPEDGDEDAQAAKIEWKIVQDDVEKPFVASALEFVPLPVMHGEGYICLGFLFGRRARVAYLSDVSRFLPKTEHAISKSGAGQVDLLILEANSLHGVGDSFSTHLTLSESLDAIKRIHPKRALLIGMRHFFEHQRENQMLAEWSIREGIPTQLAHDGLRVSIDL from the exons ATGGAGCCCGATCCGTCCAAGTCGCCGACGGGGGGATCTTCGTCGCTCATCTTCCTGGGCACGGGCTGCTCCGGCGCGCTGCCCGACGCAcggtgcctcctcaagccgtcaaCGCCGCCCTGCGCCGTCTGCTCCATGGGCATCTCCCTCCCTCCGGAGGGGAACCCCAACTACAG GCTCAACACCTCCCTCTTGGTAGACTATTGCCATGGAGATGGAACCCACAAGTACATCCTAATCGACATCGGCAAGACCTTCAGAGAGCAAGTTCTCCGGTGGTTTGTCCACCACAAAGTTCCTTACGTTGACTCG ATCATTCTGACTCATGAGCATGCAGATGCTGTATTAGGCCTTGACGAAGTCTGGGTGGTACAACCAAGAAATGACCGAAACGATGTCGAGAAAATTCCTATCTTCCTCACACAATTCACGATGGACAG TATCGCGAGAAGATTCCCCTACTTGGTGGAGCAGAAGCCAGAGGATGGCGATGAAGATGCCCAAGCCGCAAAAATCGAGTGGAAGATAGTTCAGGATGATGTTGAGAAACCGTTTGTAGCATCAGCACTAGAATTTGTGCCATTGCCG GTAATGCATGGAGAAGGGTATATTTGTTTAGGCTTCTTATTTGGGAGGAGAGCCAGAGTTGCGTATTTATCTGATGTCTCAAGATTTCTACCTAAAACCGAGCATG CTATTTCGAAGTCTGGTGCTGGACAAGTTGACCTACTTATACTAGAAGCAAACTCTTTGCATGGAGTT GGAGATTCTTTCAGCACCCATTTAACCCTCAGTGAG AGTCTTGATGCTATCAAGAGGATCCATCCTAAAAGAGCTCTGTTGATTGGAATGAGGCATTTTTTTGAGCATCAGAGAGAAAACCAGATGTTGGCAGAATGGTCTATCAG AGAAGGAATACCGACACAACTTGCTCATGACGGCCTGCGAGTCTCCATTGACTTGTAA